In Planctomycetia bacterium, one DNA window encodes the following:
- a CDS encoding TIGR02594 family protein: MDAPWMGIARDELGTKELAGAKNNNPRILEYLETVGSFKTDETAWCSAFANWVMKQAGVKGTGLANARSWLQWGYPLAHPEYGCIVVFSRGSSTWQGHVAFYIRQKGNDIIVLGGNQSNSVSVSRYAKSRLLGYRWPYPVGEVTTRDASGRVTSRQTIEGSVITGSRR, translated from the coding sequence GTGGACGCACCTTGGATGGGAATCGCTCGCGACGAGTTGGGCACCAAGGAACTGGCCGGCGCCAAGAACAACAACCCGCGGATCCTGGAGTACCTGGAAACGGTGGGGTCGTTCAAAACGGACGAAACCGCCTGGTGCTCGGCGTTCGCCAACTGGGTCATGAAGCAGGCCGGGGTGAAAGGAACGGGCCTCGCGAATGCTCGCTCTTGGCTTCAGTGGGGCTATCCCCTAGCGCATCCCGAGTACGGGTGCATCGTCGTGTTCAGCCGCGGGAGCAGCACGTGGCAGGGGCACGTGGCCTTCTACATCCGGCAGAAGGGGAACGACATCATCGTGTTGGGCGGTAACCAAAGCAACTCGGTGTCGGTGAGCAGGTATGCCAAGAGCCGACTGCTGGGCTATCGCTGGCCCTACCCCGTTGGAGAAGTTACGACGCGTGATGCGAGCGGCCGAGTTACTAGCCGGCAGACGATCGAAGGGTCGGTCATCACCGGCTCACGCCGATGA
- a CDS encoding glyoxalase, whose amino-acid sequence MSGVPNGTELARPFLPSKDFDCSKRFYEALGFEKTLDGEVAIFNAGSGGFILQRHFHEEWAANCMMQLMVDDLAAWWTHIESLDLPGRFGVPPPKAPAMQPWGLLIAYVVDHVGVLWHVAQRREGARQDR is encoded by the coding sequence ATGAGTGGTGTTCCCAACGGGACGGAACTGGCGCGTCCGTTTCTCCCCTCGAAAGACTTCGACTGCTCCAAGCGGTTCTACGAGGCACTTGGCTTCGAGAAGACCCTCGATGGAGAAGTCGCCATCTTCAACGCTGGCTCGGGCGGGTTCATCTTGCAGAGGCACTTCCACGAAGAGTGGGCCGCCAACTGTATGATGCAGCTCATGGTCGATGACCTCGCTGCGTGGTGGACGCACATCGAGTCCCTGGACCTTCCAGGACGATTCGGCGTGCCGCCGCCCAAGGCACCGGCCATGCAGCCGTGGGGACTGCTGATCGCATACGTCGTCGATCATGTCGGCGTCCTTTGGCACGTCGCGCAACGACGTGAAGGCGCCAGGCAGGACCGATGA